The proteins below are encoded in one region of Danio rerio strain Tuebingen ecotype United States chromosome 12, GRCz12tu, whole genome shotgun sequence:
- the ep300a gene encoding histone acetyltransferase p300 isoform X5, which yields MAENVLDSGPPSAKRPKLSSPALSASASDGNDFGSLFDLEHDLPDELISSSELSLANGGDLSQLHTSLGSGGGVIGGAVSGGQDAAAKHRQLSELLRHGSTPGAQQQGAMGNPGGASMGLFGNMKVSPGTQSMGPQGQQHLSMQAGLMQQQQMVDYLNRNMLGPQKGNGQQQPGGPAPQHQNALASQMMNGSPRIGHHNPGMGNSNSNLLAEALQQQQQQQQTVGSQGGLRPQQPGAISKMGINAGSGPYGGPYSQSASQGLGVAGLAPQLQNKPGLPNSPAQFNLDKKPLPIHGIPGMASQSSPVGAGGGGVAAGMVPNAQGSLGPGSAGSVVSAAVVGGVPPAADPEKRKLIQQQLVLLLHAHKCQRREQANGEVRQCNLPHCRTMKNVLNHMTHCQAGKSCQVAHCASSRQIISHWKNCTRHDCPVCLPLKNAGDKRNQQTMIATGGVALSSSMGNVTGGSPSAPSLNTPGQIDPSSIERAYAALGLTYQGNQAPPQPVQQTQRPVNTMGANSMGVNGAVGGQSQNQQSSLLQDTMLHLNMNSQSLINDSGVGSLPMANPAASGSMRKSWHEDITQDLRNHLVHKLVQAIFPTPDPAALKDRRMENLVAYARKVEGDMYESANSRAEYYHFLAEKIYKIQKELEEKRRTRLQKQGIMPSQAGMNPSGLQQATTGIGQPGPPTGLPSNGPLSDPAVVRPTGPNQMMNRMQNTAGMNSFGNHMGMQSMGQRSTPPLNQGSMVPGRMPQPNVAQMQNQYMQTGPFQASSPVRSAGPVDLVHGGNDGAATQQGQMPLSSLPVGSPLAQPGSAGGAGSGSSVGSLGPSSMSAVPPSSTPTHSISLSHCPPVHQNSPSPAHSRTPTPTPGSQTPQPHTPSLPHLSSNGSQQQFPPSASSDSGMQPLGTPPAVSHSGLSTPNASQHPRTPLSHKGSLPVDGQAATPASVSSVEASFQQAPSDSTATLEPKEEVKAKDEEEEEAMEEERTAKEEDSKPEEKPEVKKEEPLSDGGPMETASDEDKKPEIKIEPKEEEEGSESATSQSSVSGATNKKKIFKPEELRQALMPTLESLYRQDPESLPFRQPVDPSLLGIPDYFDIVKNPMDLSTIKRKLDTGQYQEPWQYVDDIWLMFNNAWLYNRKTSRVYKYCSKLAEVFEQEIDPVMQSLGYCCGRKLEFSPQTLCCYGKQLCTIPRDAAYFSYQNSSPKYGLLADRYHFCEKCFNEIQGETVSLGDDPSQPQTATIFLNISRSINKDQFEKKKNDTLDPELFVECMDCGRKMHQICVLHNETIWPSGFVCDGCLKKSNKTRKENKYAAKRLPQTKLGNFLETRVNAYLKRQNHPESGEVTVRVVHVSEKMVEVKPGMKSRFVDSGEMSESFPYKSKALFAFEEIDGVDVCFFGMHVQEYGSDCPPPNQRRVYISYLDSVHFFQPRFLRTEVYHEILIGYLDYAKRQGFTTGHIWACPPSEGDDYIFHCHPADQKIPKPKRLQEWYKKMLDKAVAERVVHDYKDIFKQATEDRLTSAKELPYFEGDFWPNVLEESIKELEQEEEERKREENSTSNESVETTKGDSKNAKKKNNKKTSKNKSSLSRGNKKKPGMPNVSNDLSQKLYATMEKHKEVFFVIRLFAAPNSNALLPIVDPDPLMACDLMDGRDAFLTIARDKHLEFSSLRRSKWSTMCMLVELHNQSQDRFVYTCNECKHHVETRFHCTVCEDYDLCITCYNTKGHEHKMDKLGLGLDDESNSQVASTTQNPGDSRRLSIQRCIQSLVHACQCRNANCSLPSCQKMKRVVQHTKGCKRKTNGGCPICKQLIALCCYHAKHCQENKCPVPFCLNIKQKLRQQQLQHRLQQAQMVRRRMASMQRTGQQLPGGGCGLPSPGNGCNTGPSTPTPSTQPPTPQTPNQQCQPPATQPGVGNVPSQQQQQLAGMAHQYQPISGSGGMINSSQQSMLPQQQQQPTPAQHLQNANNLPPYVQRPTGSSPHSQSMGKPGMVPGGFSQQQQSNLGQPVMPQHQPPGPPPAAVEIAMKIQRVAETQRQMAQQKILQRNQAPGMMPPHGLHQGPQTQNQMGINLPGTAMVGPSQAQVAVARNQMDQQQGMVTAGMQQQQPGPRSQLPQVQLQQGQQGAPQLQVSPQQQWTGPGMPPQQRPGVMNQMGLQGMAAPQHQQQQAVGQSQPQGNSGVMGMISSQGGAAPAGAGPGNHSQAALQDLLRFLRLPSSPHQQQQVLSILRSNPLLMATFIRQRAPRYLGRGGPGAGGAGVPGGPGGGPGIMDGQQMNVNPNAAQGGMHMTQGTTMQMNPLQQQQQQQQIQQRPMMSGNLQQQQQMAVLQQQQQQGVMPSQGTNISNIPPQLREMMRRHLQQQQQQQQQQQQQQQQQQQQQQQQQQQHQQMGNHAQFQHPQPPQQQGYLGQSGIPPQQPGQPHPGGLQQQQGGAQPGTQQNYSGSVSHQQVAAALQHSLQQQQLQMQQQQSAMGGYQGADGGPGGGGPLQQQQQQMQSAPMGSQPQMFQQAIQQRLLQQQQSHLGGGSPAQHNPMSPQQSQQQMSQSPHLQGQLPNSLGNQVRSPQPSPRPQSQPPNSSPSPRLQPQPSPHHISPQTGSPHPGHLPQHHSGMAAPPPPQQQAQASQQQQQVNAMDQGPFGADQNVLLSQLSGMGALHGQGTNDMLTNNQDMGSNINHSLDLM from the exons ATGGCCGAGAACGTTCTGGACTCTGGCCCGCCTTCAGCCAAGAGGCCTAAACTCTCATCCCCGGCTCTCTCCGCCTCAGCCAGCGATGGAAAcg ATTTTGGCTCTCTTTTTGACCTGGAGCATGACCTTCCAGACGAGCTGATCAGTTCCTCAGAACTGAGTCTTGCAAATGGAGGGGACCTCAGCCAGTTGCACACCAGTTTGGGTAGTGGGGGCGGAGTCATTGGAGGAGCTGTGTCCGGTGGTCAGGATGCAGCAGCCAAGCACAGGCAGCTCTCTGAGCTTCTCCGACATGGATCCACACCTGGAGCGCAGCAGCAGGGTGCGATGGGTAACCCAGGAGGAGCCTCAATGGGACTTTTTGGGAATATGAAGGTTTCTCCGGGTACCCAAAGCATGGGTCCACAAGGACAGCAACATCTTTCCATGCAGGCTGGCCTcatgcagcagcagcagatggtggACTATCTTAACAGGAATATGCTCGGACCACAGAAAGGAAATGGACAGCAGCAGCCAGGAGGGCCCGCACCTCAACACCAAAATGCGCTGGCGTCTCAGATGATGAATGGATCGCCCAGAATAGGACATCACAACCCGGGCATGGGTAACAGCAACAGTAACCTGTTAGCAGAGGctcttcagcagcagcagcagcagcagcagacagtAGGAAGCCAGGGTGGACTGAGGCCACAGCAGCCTGGAGCGATAAGCAAG ATGGGGATAAATGCAGGTTCAGGCCCCTATGGAGGCCCGTACAGTCAGTCTGCCAGTCAGGGTCTTGGTGTTGCAGGGCTGGCCCCTCAGCTCCAGAACAAACCAGGTCTGCCTAACAGTCCCGCGCAGTTTAATCTTGACAAGAAGCCTCTGCCCATACATGGCATACCTGGCATG GCCTCTCAGTCTTCCCCAGTGGGTGCTGGTGGAGGTGGAGTTGCGGCTGGCATGGTGCCTAACGCCCAAGGATCTCTCGGCCCTGGATCAGCAGGCTCTGTTGTGTCTGCAGCAGTGGTGGGAGGTGTTCCTCCAGCGGCAGATCCAGAAAAGCGCAAACTCATACAGCAACAGCTGGTGCTTTTGCTCCACGCTCACAAGTGCCAGCGAAGGGAACAGGCTAATGGGGAAGTACGGCAGTGTAATTTACCCCACTGCCGCACCATGAAGAACGTCCTCAACCACATGACGCACTGCCAGGCTGGCAAATCCTGCCAAG TGGCGCACTGTGCCTCATCCAGACAGATAATCTCTCACTGGAAGAACTGCACACGGCACGACTGCCCTGTGTGTCTGCCTTTGAAAAATGCAGGAGACAAGAGGAATCAGcaga CTATGATAGCCACTGGAGGTGTGGCGTTAAGTTCTTCCATGGGCAATGTAACTGGTGGTTCACCCAGTGCCCCCAGTCTCAATACCCCAGGGCAGATAGACCCCAGCTCCATCGAGAGGGCATATGCAGCCTTGGGTCTCACATACCAGGGAAACCAGGCTCCCCCTCAACCTGTACAGCAAACACAGCGGCCGGTGAACACCATGG GAGCGAATTCCATGGGAGTGAATGGGGCAGTTGGTGGCCAGTCTCAGAATCAGCAATCTAGCCTTCTCCAGGATACAATGCTGCATCTGAACATGAATTCACAAAG TCTGATAAATGACAGTGGTGTGGGGTCTCTGCCAATGGCCAACCCAGCTGCCAGCGGTAGCATGAGGAAGAGCTGGCATGAGGACATCACCCAGGATCTGCGCAACCACCTGGTACACAAGCT AGTCCAGGCTATTTTTCCCACACCAGACCCTGCTGCACTGAAAGACCGTCGGATGGAGAATCTAGTGGCCTATGCACGTAAAGTTGAGGGTGACATGTATGAGTCTGCTAACAGCAGG gcggAGTATTATCACTTTCTGGCAGAGAAGATCTATAAAATTCAGAAAGAACTGGAAGAGAAGCGAAGGACACGGTTACAGAAGCAGGGTATAATGCCCTCCCAGGCTGGCATGAACCCCTCTGGCCTGCAGCAAGCGACCACTGGGATTGGTCAGCCTGGGCCACCCACAGGACTGCCTTCTA ATGGCCCACTATCAGATCCAGCAGTAGTGCGTCCAACTGGCCCAAACCAGATGATGAACAGAATGCAGAATActgctg GCATGAATTCATTTGGGAATCATATGGGAATGCAGTCCATGGGCCAGAGATCAACACCACCTCTTAACCAG GGAAGCATGGTGCCTGGGAGGATGCCACAGCCGAATGTTGCACAGATGCAAAATCAATACATGCAAACTGGACCGTTTCAAGCTTCAAGTCCTGTTCGTAGTGCTGGTCCTGTTGACCTGGTACACGGAGGAAACGATGGTGCTGCCACTCAA CAGGGACAAATGCCGTTATCATCTTTACCAGTCGGGAGTCCTTTAGCCCAACCTGGATCTGCTGGCGGGGCAGGCAGCGGGTCATCTGTGGGCTCCTTGGGTCCCAGCAGCATGAGTGCTGTTCCTCCATCATCCACCCCCACCCACTCCATCAGCCTCAGTCACTGCCCACCTGTACACCAGAATTCACCTTCACCAGCTCATAGCCGGACGCCCACACCCACGCCAGGCTCCCAAACGCCTCAGCCCCACACACCCAGCTTACCCCATTTATCCTCAAATGGCAGTCAGCAACAGTTTCCTCCGTCCGCCAGCTCTGACAGCGGCATGCAGCCATTAGGAACTCCTCCAGCGGTGTCTCACAGTGGTCTCTCCACACCAAATGCCAGCCAGCATCCCCGCACTCCA TTGTCTCATAAAGGTTCTCTACCAGTTGATGGCCAGGCTGCTACTCCTGCCTCCGTCAGCAGTGTAGAGGCATCATTTCAGCAAGCTCCTTCAGACTCCACAGCCACCCTGGAGCCAAAGGAGGAGGTCAAGGCGAaagatgaggaggaggaagaagccATGGAGGAAGAAAGAACTGCTAAGGAGGAAGACAGTAAACCTGAGGAAAAGCCAGAG GTAAAGAAAGAGGAGCCATTGAGTGATGGTGGGCCGATGGAGACTGCATCTGATGAGGACAAAAAACCTGAGATAAAGATTGAGCCTAAAGAAGAGGAAGAGGGTTCAGAGTCCGCAACTAGCCAGAGTTCTGTTTCTGGAGCCACTAACAAAAAGAAAA TTTTTAAACCAGAGGAACTGAGGCAGGCCCTGATGCCTACACTGGAGTCTCTTTATCGCCAGGACCCCGAGTCTCTGCCCTTCCGCCAGCCTGTAGACCCTTCACTGTTGGGAATACCA GACTATTTTGACATTGTGAAAAATCCAATGGACTTGTCTACTATCAAACGAAAGCTTGACACAGGCCAGTACCAGGAGCCATGGCAGTATGTAGATGACATCTGGCTTATGTTCAACAACGCCTGGCTGTACAATCGTAAGACATCACGGGTCTACAAGTACTGCTCCAAACTGGCGGAGGTCTTTGAGCAAGAAATTGACCCAGTCATGCAGAGCCTTGGCTACTGTTGTGGGAGAAAG CTTGAATTTTCTCCCCAAACTCTGTGCTGCTATGGGAAACAGTTATGCACTATACCACGAGATGCTGCTTACTTTAGTTATCAGAACAG ttcaccaaaatatgGGCTTCTTGCTGACAGGTACCACTTCTGCGAGAAGTGTTTCAATGAGATCCAGGGTGAAACCGTGTCCTTGGGAGACGATCCATCCCAACCTCAAAC AGCTACAATTTTCCTGAATATTTCTAGATCAATCAACAAAGATCAGTTTGAAAAGAAGAAAAATGACACACTTGACCCTGAGCT atTTGTGGAATGTATGGATTGTGGCCGTAAGATGCATCAGATTTGCGTTTTGCACAATGAAACTATATGGCCATCAGG cTTTGTGTGTGATGGTTGTCTGAAGAAGTCCAACAAAACCCGCAAAGAGAATAAATATGCTGCTAAAA GGCTTCCACAGACCAAATTAGGCAATTTTTTGGAAACGCGGGTAAATGCCTATCTGAAGCGACAAAATCATCCAGAATCTGGTGAAGTCACTGTTCGTGTTGTTCATGTCTCAGAAAAAATGGTGGAAGTCAAACCAGGCATGAAGTCTAG GTTTGTGGATAGTGGAGAAATGTCAGAGTCTTTCCCATACAAATCGAAAGCTTTATTTGCGTTTGAGGAGATTGATGGTGTTGATGTTTGCTTCTTTGGGATGCATGTGCAAGAGTATGGCTCAGACTGTCCACCACCTAATCAAAG ACGGGTTTACATATCCTATTTGGACAGTGTCCACTTCTTTCAGCCACGCTTTTTAAGAACAGAGGTGTACCATGAAATCCTTATAGGATATCTTGATTATGCCAAAAGACAAGG GTTTACCACAGGACACATCTGGGCCTGCCCTCCTAGCGAAGGAGATGATTACATCTTCCATTGTCATCCTGCAGACCAGAAGATACCCAAGCCCAAGCGACTGCAAGAGTGGTATAAGAAGATGCTGGACAAAGCTGTCGCAGAGCGTGTTGTGCATGATTACAAG gacaTCTTCAAACAGGCAACAGAAGATCGTCTCACTAGTGCCAAAGAACTGCCCTATTTTGAGGGTGATTTCTGGCCTAATGTTCTTGAAGAAAGCATTAAAGAATTGGAGCAAGAAGAAGAGGAAAGAAAGAGGGAAGAAAACAGCACATCCAATGAGAGTGTTGAG ACAACAAAAGGTGACAGCAAAAATGCCAAGAAAAAGAACAACAAGAAGACGAGCAAGAACAAGAGCAGTTTAAGCCGAGGAAACAAAAAGAAGCCTGGAATGCCAAATGTGTCTAATGACCTTTCACAGAAGCTCTATGCCACGATGGAAAAGCACAAAGAG GTGTTCTTTGTTATCCGGCTGTTTGCAGCACCCAATTCTAATGCTCTTCTGCCCATTGTTGACCCGGATCCCTTGATGGCCTGTGATTTGATGGATGGTCGCGATGCCTTCCTAACAATTGCACGAGACAAGCACTTGGAGTTTTCCTCATTGCGACGTTCCAAATGGAGCACTATGTGCATGCTGGTAGAACTGCACAACCAAAGCCAGGACCGCTTTGTCTATACCTGTAATGAGTGCAAACACCATGTTGAAACTCGCTTCCATTGCACTGTGTGCGAG GACTATGATCTCTGCATCACTTGCTACAATACAAAAGGTCATGAGCACAAGATGGACAAACTGGGCTTGGGGTTGGACGACGAAAGCAACAGTCAGGTTGCTTCCACAACACAGAATCCAGGAGACTCCCGGCGTCTCAGCATTCAGCGGTGCATCCAGTCTCTGGTGCATGCCTGCCAGTGTCGCAATGCCAACTGCTCACTTCCATCTTGCCAAAAAATGAAACGTGTAGTTCAGCATACCAAAGGCTGCAAACGCAAGACCAATGGTGGTTGTCCTATCTGCAAGCAGCTCATTGCGCTTTGTTGTTACCATGCAAAACACTGCCAAGAGAACAAATGTCCTGTGCCGTTCTGCCTCAACATCAAGCAGAAACTGCGGCAACAGCAACTCCAGCACAGGCTACAGCAGGCCCAGATGGTGCGTAGAAGAATGGCCAGTATGCAAAGGACAGGCCAACAGCTTCCAGGAGGTGGTTGTGGTCTGCCATCTCCTGGGAACGGCTGTAATACTGGTCCGAGCACTCCAACACCGAGCACTCAGCCACCTACCCCTCAGACGCCCAATCAGCAATGTCAGCCTCCAGCTACTCAACCTGGTGTTGGCAATGTTCCATCACAGCAGCAACAGCAGTTGGCAGGGATGGCCCATCAGTACCAGCCAATATCTGGAAGTGGTGGGATGATTAACTCCTCACAGCAGTCAATGTTAccacagcagcagcaacagccaACACCAGCTCAGCATCTCCAGAATGCCAACAACCTTCCTCCATATGTGCAAAGACCTACAGGCTCATCTCCACATTCTCAGTCAATGGGAAAGCCAGGCATGGTTCCAGGTGGCTTCTCTCAACAGCAACAATCAAACCTAGGGCAGCCTGTGATGCCACAACATCAGCCACCTGGCCCCCCACCTGCAGCTGTAGAAATTGCCATGAAAATTCAGCGAGTCGCTGAGACACAACGACAGATGGCTCAGCAAAAGATCCTGCAAAGAAACCAGGCTCCTGGCATGATGCCTCCCCATGGCTTACATCAGGGTCCGCAAACTCAAAACCAGATGGGCATAAACCTTCCTGGCACTGCAATGGTTGGGCCTTCCCAGGCACAAGTAGCAGTGGCTCGAAATCAAATGGATCAACAGCAGGGAATGGTCACAGCAGGCATGCAACAGCAGCAGCCAGGACCTCGGTCTCAGCTTCCCCAAGTCCAGTTGCAGCAGGGCCAGCAAGGAGCACCTCAACTTCAGGTGTCACCACAACAGCAGTGGACTGGTCCTGGCATGCCTCCTCAACAGAGACCAGGGGTAATGAACCAAATGGGTCTGCAAGGGATGGCTGCACCACAACATCAGCAGCAGCAAGCTGTTGGTCAATCGCAGCCGCAAGGAAACTCTGGTGTAATGGGTATGATAAGTAGCCAAGGAGGGGCTGCACCTGCAGGCGCTGGTCCTGGAAATCACTCTCAGGCTGCCTTACAAGACCTTTTAAGGTTCTTAAGATTACCCAGCTCTCCCCATCAACAGCAGCAAGTCCTGAGTATACTACGTTCAAACCCTCTACTCATGGCAACCTTTATAAGGCAACGGGCTCCTAGGTACCTTGGTCGAGGTGGTCCTGGAGCAGGAGGTGCAGGTGTTCCAGGTGGACCTGGTGGAGGTCCAGGCATCATGGATGGCCAGCAAATGAATGTAAATCCCAATGCAGCTCAGGGTGGTATGCACATGACACAAGGAACGACCATGCAAATGAATCcacttcaacaacaacaacagcagcagcaaatTCAACAGCGTCCTATGATGAGTGGAAATTTGCAGCAGCAACAGCAAATGGCAGTattacagcagcagcagcaacaaggTGTTATGCCCAGTCAAGGCACGAACATCTCTAATATCCCTCCCCAGTTAAGGGAAATGATGAGACGGCatttgcagcagcagcagcagcaacaacaacaacaacaacaacaacaacaacaacaacaacaacaacagcagcaacagcagcagcagcatcaacAGATGGGTAACCATGCTCAGTTCCAGCATCCTCAACCACCCCAGCAGCAGGGTTATCTAGGCCAGTCTGGAATTCCTCCTCAGCAGCCAGGCCAACCTCACCCAGGTGGTCTCCAGCAACAACAGGGAGGGGCCCAGCCTGGAACCCAGCAAAACTACTCTGGGTCTGTGTCCCATCAGCAGGTTGCAGCAGCTCTGCAACATAGCTTACAGCAACAGCAACTTCAAATGCAACAGCAGCAGAGTGCTATGGGAGGATATCAAGGTGCTGATGGAGGACCTGGAGGTGGTGGTCccctccagcagcagcagcagcagatgcaGTCAGCTCCTATGGGCTCACAGCCGCAAATGTTTCAGCAAGCTATACAGCAACGGCTCCTCCAGCAGCAACAGTCACACCTCGGAGGAGGATCTCCTGCTCAACACAATCCTATGAGTCCACAGCAGTCCCAGCAACAGATGTCCCAGTCTCCCCATTTACAGGGCCAGTTGCCCAATTCTCTCGGCAACCAAGTTCGCTCTCCCCAACCATCACCTCGTCCCCAGTCCCAGCCACCAAACTCTAGTCCATCTCCTCGCTTGCAGCCCCAGCCGTCACCCCATCACATCTCACCCCAGACTGGGTCGCCCCACCCAGGTCACCTTCCTCAACACCACAGTGGCATGGCTGCTCCTCCACCGCCACAGCAACAAGCACAGGCATCCCAGCAGCAGCAACAGGTTAACGCCATGGACCAGGGCCCATTTGGAGCAGACCAGAATGTTTTGCTTTCACAGTTAAGCGGGATGGGAGCCTTACATGGGCAGGGAACAAATGACATGCTGACGAATAACCAGGATATGGGCTCGAACATTAATCACTCGTTGGATTTGATGTAA